Proteins from a single region of Desulfobacter postgatei 2ac9:
- a CDS encoding NifB/NifX family molybdenum-iron cluster-binding protein produces the protein MKVAISAYGRDLDAEINPRFGRCEFLLIVDTDTMACESFANESMNLTGGAGIQTASFVISKGVQAVLTGSCGPNAMEVFNSAGVAVYPGQSGTASQAVIRLKNNELTSVTQATAEEKAGVNPAAPSQRPTADPNSGTPGMGSGRGMGGGRGMGGGGGRGMGGGGGRGMGGGGGRGMGGGGGRGMGGGGGGMGRR, from the coding sequence ATGAAAGTCGCAATCAGTGCATACGGCCGGGACCTGGATGCTGAGATCAATCCCAGGTTTGGCAGGTGTGAGTTTCTTTTGATCGTTGATACGGATACCATGGCTTGTGAAAGCTTTGCCAATGAAAGCATGAATCTGACCGGGGGTGCAGGTATCCAGACGGCCTCCTTTGTTATCTCCAAAGGTGTCCAGGCGGTTTTAACGGGCAGTTGTGGTCCCAATGCCATGGAGGTTTTTAATTCCGCCGGAGTCGCTGTGTATCCGGGGCAGTCAGGTACCGCGTCCCAGGCCGTAATTCGGCTGAAAAATAATGAATTGACAAGTGTGACCCAGGCCACAGCGGAAGAGAAGGCAGGTGTGAACCCGGCAGCTCCCTCCCAAAGACCCACGGCAGATCCAAATTCCGGAACTCCCGGCATGGGATCAGGCCGAGGTATGGGAGGAGGTCGCGGCATGGGTGGCGGTGGTGGTCGAGGTATGGGCGGCGGTGGTGGTAGAGGTATGGGTGGTGGTGGCGGTAGAGGTATGGGCGGCGGTGGCGGTCGAGGTATGGGCGGCGGTGGCGGCGGCATGGGCCGGCGTTAG
- a CDS encoding ABC transporter ATP-binding protein/permease yields the protein MTPSDISGFSRLDLNLWKEYLDIAQEFWLPQSLKSKTRFIVMLCLLMAFVASVLFLFIAITTTATHAFAPEFVTQTAPGLMDWIEGITHSRLIWILAAGFLIPALVFSLYSKKLKGFFLPWGILGILLLLSFTVSGLNVVLSYVGRFFQTALAQKDQPTFWRFLYVYASVFVIGTPIVVIYSYIRKKLGLFWREWITTSFIDNYLKNRAYYALTTSKEIDNPDQRLAEDLKEFTVTSLSFLLIILGAVIDLVAFTGILWSISRLLSGILFAYAICGTLITIFIGKRLVGLNYNQLRKEADFRYGLIHIRDNAESIAFYKGEKGEKAQILKRFKSVLKNFNFLIGWQRNLEFFTTGYNYLVIILPAMIVAPMYFAGKVEFGEISQASFAFGQVLGAFSIIVQYFDSISAFAAGINRVSTFKERLFTASGSKTAENGGNRTRIQRVAKESINLQDLTLQTPDYKRTLIRNLSLDLHTGQSILIMGHSGVGKSSLLRGIAGLWASGSGIIEHPPADRVMFLPQKPYMVLGSLREQLQYPSGGHLNDNQIKAVMERVNLTDLYQKMQRAAGDDSFIDAENNWEEMLSQGEQQRLAFARLLISKPEFAILDEATSALDVDNEKALYNTLSRLNITYISVGHRPTLKAYHDKILFIQGDGAWEIRNTTDQ from the coding sequence ATGACGCCCAGTGACATCTCCGGTTTTTCGAGACTGGATCTCAACCTATGGAAGGAATACCTGGACATTGCCCAGGAATTCTGGCTGCCTCAAAGCCTTAAAAGCAAAACGCGTTTTATTGTGATGCTGTGCCTTTTGATGGCCTTTGTAGCGTCTGTGCTTTTTTTGTTCATTGCGATCACCACAACCGCCACCCACGCCTTTGCGCCGGAGTTTGTCACCCAAACCGCTCCGGGCCTGATGGACTGGATTGAGGGCATCACCCACTCCCGGCTGATCTGGATTCTGGCCGCCGGATTCCTGATTCCGGCCCTGGTCTTTTCCCTTTATTCAAAAAAACTCAAAGGGTTCTTTTTGCCCTGGGGCATCCTTGGGATTCTTCTTTTGCTCTCATTCACGGTGTCAGGGCTTAATGTGGTTTTAAGCTATGTGGGCCGTTTTTTTCAGACCGCCCTTGCCCAAAAGGACCAGCCTACATTCTGGCGGTTTCTCTATGTGTATGCCTCGGTGTTTGTGATAGGCACCCCCATTGTGGTTATTTACTCATACATCAGAAAAAAACTGGGGCTGTTCTGGCGGGAGTGGATCACCACCAGTTTCATTGACAATTACCTTAAAAACCGGGCCTATTATGCCCTGACCACCAGCAAGGAAATTGACAACCCGGACCAGCGGCTGGCCGAAGATTTAAAAGAGTTCACGGTCACCAGTTTAAGTTTTCTTCTTATTATTCTGGGCGCCGTTATTGACCTTGTGGCCTTTACCGGTATTTTGTGGTCCATTTCCAGACTGTTGTCCGGCATCCTTTTCGCCTATGCGATCTGCGGCACCCTGATCACCATATTTATCGGCAAGCGCCTGGTGGGGCTCAACTACAACCAGCTGCGCAAGGAAGCCGATTTCAGGTACGGTTTGATTCACATTAGAGACAATGCCGAATCCATTGCCTTCTACAAGGGCGAAAAAGGGGAAAAGGCGCAGATCCTCAAGCGGTTCAAATCGGTGTTGAAAAATTTTAATTTTCTCATCGGCTGGCAACGAAACCTTGAGTTTTTCACCACCGGCTACAATTACCTGGTCATTATCCTGCCTGCCATGATTGTGGCACCCATGTATTTTGCAGGCAAGGTGGAGTTCGGCGAAATCTCCCAGGCCTCATTCGCCTTTGGCCAGGTATTGGGTGCCTTTTCCATTATTGTCCAGTATTTTGACAGCATCAGCGCCTTTGCCGCCGGCATCAATCGTGTCTCCACCTTCAAGGAACGGCTTTTTACGGCATCCGGATCAAAAACGGCAGAAAACGGCGGGAACCGGACCCGGATTCAGCGTGTTGCCAAAGAGAGCATTAACCTGCAAGACCTCACCCTGCAAACCCCTGATTACAAAAGAACCCTGATCCGGAACCTGAGCCTTGATCTTCACACGGGACAAAGCATCCTGATCATGGGCCATTCCGGTGTCGGTAAAAGTTCTCTGCTGCGAGGCATCGCAGGGCTCTGGGCCTCGGGCTCCGGCATCATTGAACACCCGCCGGCGGACAGGGTCATGTTCCTGCCCCAGAAACCGTATATGGTGCTGGGCAGCCTGCGGGAACAACTCCAGTACCCCAGCGGGGGCCATCTGAACGACAATCAGATCAAAGCGGTCATGGAGAGGGTCAACCTCACGGACCTGTACCAAAAAATGCAGCGTGCCGCCGGGGACGACTCTTTTATAGATGCGGAAAACAACTGGGAGGAGATGCTTTCCCAGGGCGAACAGCAGCGGCTGGCCTTTGCAAGACTTTTGATCTCAAAACCTGAGTTTGCCATACTGGATGAAGCCACCTCCGCCCTGGATGTGGACAATGAAAAGGCTTTGTACAATACCTTGTCACGGCTTAACATCACCTACATCAGCGTGGGCCACCGCCCCACGTTGAAAGCCTATCACGACAAAATTTTATTCATACAGGGTGACGGCGCATGGGAAATCCGGAATACCACAGACCAATAA
- a CDS encoding CGGC domain-containing protein: MTKVGLIRCEKNETRCPLTNCFKTMLETTEGFAGYDACTPVGVFTCRCPGNNVADMAKILKSKGAQVIHLCTCTFASKTEEGWDKTKGGFCPDIEKIAADISRASGLPCILGTAHLPKDYSPITFE; the protein is encoded by the coding sequence ATGACAAAAGTGGGACTCATCCGGTGCGAAAAAAATGAAACCAGATGTCCTTTGACCAATTGTTTTAAAACAATGCTTGAAACCACCGAGGGATTTGCCGGTTATGATGCCTGTACCCCGGTTGGTGTCTTTACCTGCCGGTGCCCCGGGAACAATGTGGCGGATATGGCAAAAATACTTAAGTCAAAAGGGGCACAGGTTATCCATTTGTGCACCTGTACATTTGCGTCCAAAACCGAAGAGGGATGGGATAAGACCAAAGGCGGGTTCTGTCCGGACATTGAAAAAATCGCGGCCGATATATCCCGGGCCTCGGGCCTGCCCTGCATCTTGGGGACGGCCCACCTGCCCAAGGATTATTCTCCGATCACCTTTGAGTAA
- the cysS gene encoding cysteine--tRNA ligase: MSLRIYNTLSGKKEEFVPIRANKVGMYVCGPTVYDTSHIGHARSVVVFDMVYRWLMQLGYEVTYVRNFTDVDDKIIKKSNETGDSCTAITTKYIDEFHNEMDALNVLRPTIAPKATEHIDHIIRFVQRLIDLGKAYHVEGGDVYFSISSFSEYGKLSHRNPDDMQAGARIAVDEKKRSPLDFTLWKPAKPGEPYWDSPWGKGRPGWHIECSAMSYEYLGESFDIHGGGKDLIFPHHENEIAQSEASFGVPFVKYWIHNGFVDINNEKMSKSLGNFTMIKEVLADYSPEVIRMFLLSKHYRSPIDYSENSMREVSVALDRIYGFLERLDKAGITPPDAAGGEHGPLWADIVEALNDDFNSAKAMAEIFDAVKKGNKLLDDANDAPGESDRKVLAGIYADIRSASEILGIFMICAADYFAAKKDRAMADQDVDSAMIDALIVERANARKSKNFARADEIRDQLQAMKIVLEDGPQGTTWRIE; this comes from the coding sequence ATGAGTTTACGGATTTATAATACCCTGAGCGGGAAAAAAGAAGAATTTGTTCCAATTAGAGCCAATAAGGTCGGCATGTATGTGTGCGGTCCCACGGTATATGATACCAGCCATATCGGTCATGCCCGGTCCGTGGTGGTGTTTGACATGGTGTACCGCTGGCTGATGCAGCTCGGGTATGAGGTGACCTATGTGCGCAATTTCACGGATGTGGATGATAAGATTATCAAAAAATCCAATGAGACGGGCGACTCCTGCACGGCTATCACCACAAAATATATTGACGAATTTCACAATGAAATGGACGCGCTCAATGTGCTCCGGCCCACCATCGCGCCTAAAGCGACCGAGCACATTGATCATATTATCCGGTTTGTCCAGCGTCTGATTGATCTGGGCAAGGCCTATCATGTGGAAGGCGGTGATGTCTATTTTTCCATTTCATCTTTCAGTGAATATGGAAAACTGTCCCACCGCAACCCCGATGATATGCAGGCGGGTGCCCGGATCGCCGTGGACGAAAAAAAGAGAAGTCCGCTGGACTTCACTTTGTGGAAACCGGCCAAACCCGGTGAGCCATACTGGGACAGCCCCTGGGGAAAAGGGCGCCCCGGCTGGCACATTGAATGTTCGGCCATGAGTTACGAATACCTTGGCGAAAGCTTTGATATCCATGGCGGGGGCAAGGATTTAATTTTTCCCCACCATGAAAACGAGATTGCCCAGAGCGAGGCGTCTTTTGGTGTGCCCTTTGTCAAATACTGGATACACAACGGATTTGTGGACATTAACAATGAGAAGATGTCCAAGTCCCTGGGTAACTTCACCATGATCAAGGAGGTGCTGGCCGACTACAGCCCGGAAGTGATCCGCATGTTCCTTTTATCCAAGCATTACCGTTCTCCCATCGATTACAGCGAAAACAGCATGCGTGAGGTGTCCGTGGCGCTTGATCGTATTTATGGGTTCCTGGAACGTCTGGACAAGGCAGGCATTACCCCCCCGGATGCTGCCGGAGGGGAACACGGTCCTTTGTGGGCGGATATTGTTGAGGCGTTGAACGATGATTTCAATTCCGCAAAAGCCATGGCCGAAATATTTGACGCGGTTAAGAAAGGCAATAAACTGCTGGATGATGCCAATGACGCACCCGGGGAAAGTGACAGAAAAGTCCTGGCCGGTATTTATGCAGATATCAGGTCTGCTTCGGAAATCCTGGGCATATTTATGATCTGCGCTGCTGATTATTTTGCAGCCAAGAAAGACAGGGCCATGGCCGATCAGGATGTGGATTCTGCCATGATTGACGCCCTGATCGTCGAGCGGGCCAATGCCCGAAAGTCTAAGAACTTCGCCCGGGCCGACGAGATTCGGGACCAACTCCAGGCAATGAAGATTGTGTTGGAGGATGGGCCCCAGGGTACAACCTGGCGCATTGAATAA
- the ispF gene encoding 2-C-methyl-D-erythritol 2,4-cyclodiphosphate synthase produces MNIRVGTGTDVHELVAGPRLVIGGVEIDHPMGLKGHSDADVLLHAVCDALLGAAGLGDIGEHFPDTDPAYKGMDSTRFLHICKGKIQDKGFMVANLDCTIFAQAPKMSPHKKAMASCIATVLELSPDCVNIKATTTEHLGFIGRKQGIAAQATVLLYKNKS; encoded by the coding sequence ATGAATATAAGGGTGGGCACAGGAACCGATGTCCATGAACTGGTGGCCGGGCCCAGGCTGGTTATCGGCGGGGTCGAGATCGACCATCCCATGGGGTTGAAAGGACATTCAGACGCGGATGTGCTGCTCCATGCCGTTTGTGATGCCCTTTTAGGGGCAGCGGGCCTGGGTGACATCGGGGAACACTTTCCGGATACGGATCCCGCATATAAAGGGATGGACTCCACCCGGTTTCTGCATATATGCAAAGGGAAAATTCAGGATAAAGGATTTATGGTCGCCAATCTGGACTGCACCATCTTTGCCCAGGCCCCGAAGATGAGTCCCCATAAAAAGGCCATGGCATCCTGTATTGCCACGGTCCTGGAATTGTCACCGGACTGTGTAAACATCAAGGCCACCACCACCGAGCATTTGGGATTTATCGGCAGAAAACAGGGCATTGCAGCCCAGGCCACTGTGCTGCTGTATAAAAATAAAAGTTAA